One window of Leopardus geoffroyi isolate Oge1 chromosome B3, O.geoffroyi_Oge1_pat1.0, whole genome shotgun sequence genomic DNA carries:
- the SNUPN gene encoding snurportin-1, giving the protein MEELSQALASSFSVSQDLNSTAAPHPRLSQYKSKYSSLEQSERRRRLLELQKSKRLDYVNHARRLAEDDWTGMESEEEDDKKDDEEMDIDTGKKLPKRYANQLMLSEWLIDVPSDLGQEWIVVVCPVGKRALIVASRGFTSAYTKSGYRVNRFSSLLPGGNRQNSATAKDYTILDCIYSEVNQTYYVLDVMCWRGHPFYDCQTDFRFYWMHSKLPEEEGLGEKTKLNPFKFVGLKNFPCTPESLCQVLSMDFPFEVDGLLFYHKQTHYSPGSTPLVGWLRPYMVSDVLGVAVPAGPLTTKPEYAGQQLQQIIEHKRSQEGMKEKVTHKASESGHYELEHLSTPKLKSPPHGLDPPGSLMEN; this is encoded by the exons ATGGAAGAGCTGAGTCAAGCCCTGGCCAGTAGCTTTTCTGTGTCTCAAGATCTGAACAGCACAGCTGCCCCACACCCCCGCCTGTCCCAGTACAAGTCCAAGTACAGTTCCTTGGAGCAGAGTGAGCGGCGCCGCCGACTATTGGAACTGCAGAAATC CAAGCGGCTGGATTACGTGAACCATGCCAGACGACTGGCTGAAGATGACTGGACAGGGATGGAGAGTGAGGAAGAAGATGATAAAAAAGATGATGAAGAGATGGACATTGACACTGGCAAGAAGTTACCAAAACGCTATGCTAATCAA TTGATGCTGTCTGAGTGGTTGATTGACGTCCCTTCAGATCTGGGGCAGGAATGGATTGTGGTCGTGTGCCCTGTTGGAAAAAGAGCCCTGATCGTGGCCTCCAGG GGCTTTACCAGTGCCTACACCAAGAGCGGTTACCGTGTCAACAGGTTTTCTTCCCTGCTGCCGGGAGGCAACAGGCAAAACTCAGCGACAGCAAAAG ACTACACCATTCTGGACTGCATTTACAGCGAGGTGAACCAGACCTACTATGTTCTGGATGTGATGTGCTGGCGGGGACACCCTTTTTATGACTGCCAG ACTGATTTCCGGTTCTACTGGATGCATTCAAAGTTACCAGAAGAAGAAGGACTGGGAGAGAAAACCAAGCTCAATCCC tttaaatttgtAGGACTAAAGAATTTCCCTTGTACCCCTGAGAGCCTGTGTCAGGTGCTGTCAATGGATTTCCCTTTTGAG GTAGATGGACTTCTCTTCTACCACAAGCAGACCCACTACAGCCCTGGAAGCACTCCTCTTGTGGGCTGGCTGCGCCCCTACATGGTGTCAGATGTTCTTGGAGTAGCCGTGCCAGCTGGCCCACTGACCACCAAGCCAGAATATGCTGGGCAGCAGCTCCAGCAGATTATTGAGCACAAGAGGAGCCAGGAAGGCATGAAGGAGAAAGTCACACACAAGGCATCTGAGAGTGGACACTATGAGTTGGAACACCTGTCTACCCCCAAGCTGAAGAGCCCTCCCCATGGCCTTGACCCCCCAGGGAGCCTCATGGAAAACTAA